The nucleotide window AAAAATGGTGTAATAGCGAATATTTTGACGATTAAACTGCAAGACTGATGTGgtaatataaacaaaacacaagaAGCGTGTGTTTTATGAAATTTCTAGTTTGTGATTGCTCAAACTTGTGAGTCACTACATTTACGAAatcaaagctgtgtgtgtgttttatgtgacACACTTCCATTTCATCACGTAGGCACCCTACCATGTCATCATTTGGTCTTTCCTGGTTTTTTTATCCATAAGATCATCCCGTCTGAACTGCAAGATGAATAGTCGAAAGAGACGCGAGCTTGCCTCGGCTTGCAGGGAGGGTTTCCCCTGTGCAAAAACTTGTACCAGTTGGGTTGGAAATACATGGAATAAAGCTGCATTTTAAACATTAAACTGGGGCCAAGGCATGGGCGTTGTCTACACCTTTTGTAAAATAACTAGATCGCTCAAAATACATGCCCCAACCCTATGGAGGCCAGGTTCAGCCCCCCATACATGAAATTGTTCGCTATAAGGCTGTTGCAGGTGAATTCCTTATGATCACCCGTTGAAACAAGTTCTGGTGCAACAGCATCCTGGCAAGAGCTACATGTATGGAAAACCATCCTCAGTCTTGATATTTATTTCCGAAGTATCGCATCTTTCATGGTGTTGTAGGTTTCAAAACTCTGCTCCCTGTTAGATGGTTATCTTTTGGATTGATGTTTAGAATAAAGATCCAAACGACAAACACATTTTTGTCTTGACTAGGTTAACCATAAGCCTATGAATCAAACTACGTGCATGACTATACaagtctgttttgtttttatcctaTTCTTAACCTGTTGGACAGGCACCTCAGAAGGTGTGCGGGAATTTGATTAATTACAAAATTCCATCATGACCTTAATTTAAGGTCATGATTCCATGTGCCTTAACCTCTCCCTTATCAATTGTTGGCCCAATAAGCAGGCTTCTGTGTACTGGACTGTATGTTCTTTTTTTGAGAGAACGGAACAGCTCTAACGTGTTCTATATGTTCTGtcctcaagtgtgtgtgtgtgtgtgtgttttttatttttcaggagCTCAGCGACCTGGGTCGTGACCCCCCAGCCCAGTGTTCAGCCGGCCCCGTGGGAGACGACAGTAGGTGTCTTCTTCTCCGCCTGAAAGACCCCCTCACAGTGCTAGTGTAGATGAGATTTATCCCGCGGGCGTACGTAATGGCCATACGTCTGCACTCAGTATGGATACTAGTATTTATTAGGGGTTTCATAATGTGTAAATACCTTTCATAATAAGCTAAGTGGATGTCACGGCCGGTCAGGTTCATAATTTTGACCCCTTGCTGACCCCAAACCCCACCATCTTCTCCTTTTTTAAATTAGAGGAATGCAGGAGAAGTGGTGAAGTAAATCAGATTTTATTTAGTACATTTTGTCCAGCCTCCTGCATTAATAATGGTCCAGAGGCTAAGACCTCGCTTCTTGAAGGAAGCATTCCAATAAGTCATCAAAACGACAATATGAGGGCCGTAGAAAAGATTGGATTTGACCattcagggtgagggttggaaCACATCAGGCTTCTTATTGGTTGGACGGTTAGGCCCGCCCTGTTGGAATTGGTGACCCCAAAATGGAGCATTTTATTATGTTGTAGAGCTGTTATCAAAGAGGTGAGGGTGAACTTCTCTTCTGTGGTCCTGAACTCTTTCATTTTCCTTTTCAGTGTTCCACTGGCAAGCCACCATCATGGGACCGGTAAGAGAATCAAACCGAAACATTTGTGCTTTTCTTCCGCTTATCTGATTACAATGTTAGGGTTTTAAACGTGTGTGTCTAAGGTTGTGTAGAtgaccctcctctgcctccattATGTGGCGCCTCTTCATGTTGTTAaccgtactgtgtgtgtgttctcagaaCGACAGCCCGTATCAGGGCGGCGTGTTCTTCCTCACCATCCACTTCCCCACAGACTACCCCTTCAAACCCCCCAAGGTGAGGACACgacctaaccctcaccctgtgCTTCGTTAGCCATGCAGAGCAAATGATTTGCTTATGATGAGGAAATGAGAAAATGGTGGCATTGAGTCCACCCTGGTTCCTGTTCAGAGGCCAGGTAGCTGGCTTCACTTTCGGCTGGTTGTTTTGAatctttcttcctcctcctctctcgatCGTCATGACGATGGTTCCCATGTTCAGTAGAGgtattatttattgttgttgGTAGATGGGTTATTTCCGGGTGGATCACAGCAGACCGTTCATGTGCAGTTCCTATGCATctgtttatctattttattttctaaCGCGCACCCAAAGTTATTGGGTATTTGTACTTCCTGTGTCATACGGCCGCATACTGGCTTCCCTTTGATTCCCGTCACGTCTCCTCACTTCCTGTGCCCTCCCCTTCCTTTCTAACACGCACCCAAAGTTATTGTGAATTTTTACTTCCTGTGTCATACGGCCACAAACTAGCCTCCCTTTGATTACCGTCACCcctcctcacttcctgttccctccccttcctgtttcAGGTTGCGTTCACGACGCGCATCTACCACCCGAACATCAACAGCAACGGCAGCATCTGCCTGGACATCCTGCGGTCGCAGTGGTCCCCCGCCCTCACCATCTCCAAAGGTACGCCCCCCCCTAACCTGTTAGACTGACTGGCTGACCTGTTAGACTGACCTGTTGACCTGTAGGACTGACCTGTTGACCTGTAGGACTGACCTGTTGACCTGTTAGACTGACCTGTTGACCTGTTAGACTGACCTGTTGACCTGTTAGACTGACCTGTTAGACTGACCTGTAGGACTGACCTGTTAGACTGACCTGTTGACCTGTTAGACTGACCTGTAGGACTGACCTGTTGACCTGTAGGACTGACCTGTTGACCTGTAGGACTGACCTGGTGGCCCTGGAGGTAGGCCGGGGCCTCTCCCAGCCACCAGGCCTTCCGTGTAGGACAGGTTCCTCAGGTTTCTCGAGTCCCGGCCGCCCAGCCGATTATTATCAAGGATGCAAATTTACGCGCGCTTTGTTTTACCTCAGTTTTTCTTATTTTCCTTGTTGGCTCGGGTCTTTATTTGTAACGTGCAGAATAGGTCAGGGGCATGACTCAAAAAAAGGTCAGAAAAAGTAATCAATCATCATGCAATTTATAACGAACCAGCATTGGACTTCTACGGCAAATCATTTCCGGGTTCAACAAATATCGGAAACCCCTGAACATCCCTCTCACCCCTTTTACTATTTTTGGGAAACATCTGCTGTAGGAGTCCCATGCTGGGTGGTTTTAACGCGGAGGCGTCTCCTGAGCACTCATGACTGACCCCCCTGTTGTCTCCGCAGTGCTCCTCTCCATCTGCTCCCTGCTCTGTGACCCCAACCCAGACGACCCGCTGGTCCCAGAGATCGCCCGCATCTACAAAACAGACAGTCAGAAGTAGGTggtgcacccacacacccaccgcGTTACACAgtcagaaggaggtggagcacccacacacccaccgcGTTAAACACAgtcagaaggaggtggagcacccacacacccacacacccaccgcGTTACACACAGTCAGAAGGAG belongs to Gadus chalcogrammus isolate NIFS_2021 chromosome 5, NIFS_Gcha_1.0, whole genome shotgun sequence and includes:
- the LOC130382935 gene encoding ubiquitin-conjugating enzyme E2 D3-like isoform X1, which encodes MALKRINKELSDLGRDPPAQCSAGPVGDDMFHWQATIMGPNDSPYQGGVFFLTIHFPTDYPFKPPKVAFTTRIYHPNINSNGSICLDILRSQWSPALTISKVLLSICSLLCDPNPDDPLVPEIARIYKTDSQKYNKLAREWTEKYALL
- the LOC130382935 gene encoding ubiquitin-conjugating enzyme E2 D3-like isoform X2, producing MALKRINKELSDLGRDPPAQCSAGPVGDDMFHWQATIMGPNDSPYQGGVFFLTIHFPTDYPFKPPKVAFTTRIYHPNINSNGSICLDILRSQWSPALTISKVLLSICSLLCDPNPDDPLVPEIARIYKTDSQKYSRIAKEWTQKYAM